In a genomic window of Streptomyces sp. NBC_01231:
- a CDS encoding SCO4226 family nickel-binding protein codes for MAKFMDIHHGFEGITPDQLREAHAADLALEKEEGVHFEHAWADPSSGTIYCLAEGPSAEAVQRVHERAGHKAAEIHEVSLSV; via the coding sequence ATGGCCAAGTTCATGGACATCCACCACGGCTTCGAGGGCATCACGCCCGACCAGCTGAGGGAGGCACACGCGGCCGACCTCGCCCTGGAGAAGGAAGAGGGCGTGCATTTCGAACATGCCTGGGCGGACCCGTCCTCCGGCACGATCTACTGCCTCGCCGAAGGCCCCTCGGCCGAGGCCGTCCAGCGCGTCCACGAACGCGCGGGCCACAAGGCCGCCGAGATCCACGAGGTCTCACTGTCGGTATGA